The Prevotella fusca JCM 17724 genome includes a window with the following:
- the uvrB gene encoding excinuclease ABC subunit UvrB yields MDFNLTSKYKPTGDQPEAIKELTDGLERGDRSQVLLGVTGSGKTFTVANVIANVNKPTLILSHNKTLAAQLYEEMKAFFPDNAVEYYVSYYDYYQPEAYMPVTDTYIEKDLAINDEIDKLRLSAVSSLLSGRKDVIVVSSVSCIYGMGAPVAMKENVVSIKKGQVIDRNDFLRRLVDALYMRNDIELQRGNFRVKGDTVDIAMAYNDNVLRITWWDDEIDSIEEVDAVDFHRLATFDAYEIYPANLFVTSKEQTEGAIRQIQDDLVKQVDFFTEIGDNIKAQRIKERVEYDIEMIKELGHCSGIENYSRYFDGREAGMRPYCLLDFFPDDYLMVIDESHVSVPQISAMYGGDRARKTNLVEYGFRLPAAFDNRPLRFEEFHSLIHQIIYVSATPADFELAEAEGVVVEQLIRPTGLLDPEIDVRPSENQIDDLMNEIVVRAEKEERVLVTTLTKRMAEELTEYLLNHDIRTAYIHSDVASLDRIKIINDLRAGIYDVLVGVNLLREGLDLPEVSLVAILDADKEGFLRSHRSLTQTAGRAARNVNGKVIMYADNITESMQKTIDETMRRRTKQLKYNEKNHITPKQIVKAIKGTLPTGGEANLTAQTASVSRNVGQAYVEPNNGVLFAADPIITKMSKAQLEKSIANTTALMKQAAKDLDFLQAAQYRDEIIRLQKELEAK; encoded by the coding sequence ATGGACTTCAATTTAACATCGAAATATAAGCCGACAGGCGACCAGCCGGAAGCAATCAAGGAACTGACTGACGGACTTGAGCGTGGCGACAGGAGCCAGGTGCTGTTGGGTGTGACTGGTTCGGGTAAGACCTTCACTGTTGCAAACGTGATCGCAAATGTCAATAAGCCCACACTGATCTTGTCGCACAACAAGACTCTGGCAGCACAGCTTTATGAGGAGATGAAAGCCTTTTTCCCTGATAATGCCGTAGAGTATTATGTTTCATATTATGACTACTACCAGCCGGAGGCGTATATGCCTGTGACTGATACCTACATAGAGAAAGACCTTGCCATCAATGACGAGATTGACAAGCTGCGTCTGTCAGCTGTATCCTCCTTGCTGTCAGGTCGCAAGGATGTGATAGTCGTCTCTTCCGTTTCGTGTATCTACGGTATGGGTGCACCTGTGGCAATGAAGGAAAATGTTGTTTCCATCAAGAAAGGGCAGGTGATTGACCGCAATGATTTTTTAAGGCGTCTGGTGGATGCGCTTTATATGCGCAATGACATCGAACTGCAGCGTGGAAACTTCCGTGTGAAGGGCGATACGGTGGATATTGCGATGGCTTATAACGACAATGTGCTGCGTATTACGTGGTGGGACGATGAGATTGATTCAATAGAGGAGGTGGATGCTGTGGACTTCCATCGCCTTGCTACTTTTGATGCTTACGAGATTTATCCAGCCAACCTCTTTGTTACGTCTAAGGAACAGACCGAAGGGGCTATACGTCAGATACAGGACGACTTGGTGAAACAGGTTGATTTCTTCACCGAGATAGGGGATAATATCAAGGCGCAACGTATCAAGGAGCGTGTGGAGTATGACATTGAGATGATCAAGGAACTCGGTCATTGTTCCGGTATTGAGAACTATTCCCGTTACTTCGATGGCAGAGAGGCGGGGATGCGTCCTTACTGTCTGCTGGACTTCTTTCCCGATGATTACTTGATGGTGATTGATGAGAGTCACGTGAGTGTGCCGCAGATTTCGGCGATGTATGGCGGTGACCGTGCCCGTAAGACCAATCTTGTGGAATATGGTTTCCGGCTTCCTGCCGCCTTTGATAACCGTCCGCTGCGTTTTGAGGAGTTTCACAGTCTTATCCATCAGATTATATACGTGTCGGCTACCCCGGCTGATTTCGAGCTGGCAGAAGCGGAAGGTGTTGTGGTTGAACAGCTTATTCGTCCGACAGGACTGCTTGACCCGGAGATTGACGTTCGCCCCTCGGAGAATCAGATTGATGATTTGATGAACGAAATAGTTGTCCGTGCTGAGAAAGAAGAGCGTGTGCTGGTGACGACACTGACCAAGCGAATGGCAGAGGAACTGACAGAGTACCTGCTGAACCATGACATCCGCACGGCTTACATCCACAGTGATGTAGCCAGTCTTGACCGCATCAAGATTATCAACGACCTCCGTGCCGGCATCTACGATGTCCTTGTGGGTGTCAACTTGTTGCGTGAAGGACTTGACTTGCCGGAGGTTTCGCTGGTAGCTATCCTTGATGCCGACAAAGAAGGCTTCCTCCGTAGCCATAGAAGTTTGACACAGACGGCAGGACGTGCAGCGCGTAACGTGAATGGAAAGGTGATTATGTATGCCGATAACATCACGGAGAGTATGCAGAAGACCATTGACGAGACGATGCGAAGGCGTACGAAACAGCTGAAGTACAACGAAAAGAACCATATTACACCGAAACAGATTGTCAAGGCTATCAAGGGGACGCTGCCAACGGGTGGCGAGGCGAATCTCACAGCACAGACTGCTTCTGTTAGCAGGAACGTCGGACAGGCTTACGTTGAACCGAATAATGGTGTCCTCTTTGCTGCTGATCCGATTATTACGAAGATGAGCAAGGCGCAGTTGGAGAAGAGTATTGCAAATACAACAGCCCTTATGAAGCAGGCTGCAAAAGACCTTGATTTCCTTCAGGCAGCGCAGTATCGTGATGAAATTATCCGTCTGCAAAAGGAGTTGGAGGCGAAGTAG